GCGAAAATTCCGGGAATGAGAGAATCAAAAAAGATGCCAGTTTGGCTTGTCCCTACATCTGTCTTAGTTCTATTCATTGCAGCCAGTTTGTGGTTCCTCACTTCACGGTCTTCCAGGATAGAGGCTTCAGTCGGCTTAACTAAGATCGCAGTACTCCCATTCGAAAGTGTTCGAAATGATCCCGGAACAGACTTTCTTGGCTTTTCGCTTGCTGATCAAATTATCACAAAGTTAGATTACGTTCAGAGTGTCGTCGTTCGTCCATCAAGCGCCATTCGTAAGTATGAGGGCGCTGAGATTGACCTTTCGTCAGTGGCCCGTGATCTGGACGTGGAGGTCGTCTTGACCGGCAGCTATATGAAGGAAGGGGATCGCTTCAGACTCAACGCTCAACTTGTAAACGTTTCCCGGAACGAAATCGTCTGGCGAGAGCCTATTGAGGTCGAGTATTCGGATATTTTCACCGTCCAGGATTCCATCTCACGGAAAATCATTGCGGGTCTAAAGTTGCATTTGTCGCCGGAGGAAGAAGTAAGACTACGAAAGGACGTGCCTTCTAATCCCATTGCCTACGAGTATTTCCTTAAAGCAGTGGCAAATCCATCGGTGACCGCTACTGACTACGCCAATCAGGTCCAGCTCCTCGAGAAATCAGTTCAGCTGGATTCAACCTATTCACTGGCCTGGGCTTCCCTTGGTCGGGCATATCGATTGTATGCCCAATTTGCTGGAAACCGGGAGGGCTATTATGAATTGGCAAAGCGAGCTTATGACCGAGCCCTCAGATTGAATGGCGAACTTCCGTATGCCATCTCCGGACTTGCGCATTTCTATGCAGAGACCGGGAAGGTTGACGAAGCTGCTCTTCTGTTACAGCAGGCGTTGAGCGTGAATCCCAATGCCCCGGAATTCTATCGGAGTCTCGGTTATGTCTATCGATACGGTGGGATGATGGATGAATCGATCGAAATGTACGTACGTGCACAGGCACTCGATTCCAGTTTTGCCAGCCTATTTTATAGCCAGATTCAAATCACGAAAGCCTTGATTTATAAAGGAGAATACCTCGCTGCGGTCTCGTTGGCGGATAGCGCAATTGAGCGGCGCAGTGCTGCTGGACAACCCATTGATGTTATTTCGCTTTTCTACCAGGGGATGGCGTATTACTATTCCAAGGATTGGCAGCGGGCTTTTGCTATTTTCGATTCTTGCACGAAGGTCGATCCATCTAACCTTTGGAGTCTCTTCGGAAAAACGTACAAGGAGGCTGCGCGAGGAAATTTCAAGCGCGTTCGAAGCATCACAAAGTCTTTAGAAGAAAGAAATGTCGTTGATCATGAAATGCTCTATCGATTCACCCACTTCTATGCGCTGGCAGGAGAAACAAATCTAGCCTTGAAGAGCTTGGAAGCCTCAAGCAAAGGCTTCATCAATTATCCTTATATAAACAGTGACCCACTGCTTGAAAGTATTCGAGCTACCGAAGAGTTTCAGATCCTCCTTTCGGAAGTGAAGACTCGTCACGAAGCATTCAAGCGAAGATTCAGCGGAACACTTTGATCGCCAGCGTGATGATCGACAAAACCATATCCCATTACAGGATCCTTGAGAAACTAGGCGAAGGCGGGATGGGAGTCGTATACAAGGCAGAGGACACCAAGCTCGACCGCTATGTTGCGCTGAAGTTTCTTCCCGCCCACCTAACCAGCAGCGAAGAGGATAAGCAACGCTTCATCCACGAGGCCAAAGCTGCATCAG
The genomic region above belongs to Candidatus Neomarinimicrobiota bacterium and contains:
- a CDS encoding protein kinase is translated as ENIMVSKTGLVKIMDFGLAKRKGVTRVTKEGSTLGTLAYMSPEQAEGLTVDRRSDLFSFGVVMYEMATGQLPFKGEHDAAVLYAIVNEAPILVGSINPNTPKELERFIHKALEKEPEDRYQHADDLAADLKRLKKDLESGRTTTTQAKIPGMRESKKMPVWLVPTSVLVLFIAASLWFLTSRSSRIEASVGLTKIAVLPFESVRNDPGTDFLGFSLADQIITKLDYVQSVVVRPSSAIRKYEGAEIDLSSVARDLDVEVVLTGSYMKEGDRFRLNAQLVNVSRNEIVWREPIEVEYSDIFTVQDSISRKIIAGLKLHLSPEEEVRLRKDVPSNPIAYEYFLKAVANPSVTATDYANQVQLLEKSVQLDSTYSLAWASLGRAYRLYAQFAGNREGYYELAKRAYDRALRLNGELPYAISGLAHFYAETGKVDEAALLLQQALSVNPNAPEFYRSLGYVYRYGGMMDESIEMYVRAQALDSSFASLFYSQIQITKALIYKGEYLAAVSLADSAIERRSAAGQPIDVISLFYQGMAYYYSKDWQRAFAIFDSCTKVDPSNLWSLFGKTYKEAARGNFKRVRSITKSLEERNVVDHEMLYRFTHFYALAGETNLALKSLEASSKGFINYPYINSDPLLESIRATEEFQILLSEVKTRHEAFKRRFSGTL